The Helianthus annuus cultivar XRQ/B chromosome 15, HanXRQr2.0-SUNRISE, whole genome shotgun sequence genomic sequence ATTATGAAGATCGCAGAATGAAAATTTATAGAGTGTTATATAGTGATTGATGCAGAATGAAGGTTTTTATATAACACTACAAATCTCTataaaacactacgaataacatATAACACCagataacccttttataactctATATAACACTACAGCATTATATATAACATTCCAACCACCATTCAGAACTGTAtaatgttatatatttttatatcgtgttacatagtgttatatgttgttatatagtgttttttggtgttatatagtgttatatagtgttatttagagttatatagtgttatagttttatatttttctgatagcatgtctatgatagatgtatagtgttatagattgttatatagtgttatatggtgttacataatattatatggtgttatatggtgttatatagtgttatatgatggatgtatagtgttatatatttcttGTAGCAGTTACATAGTTCTGGATTTTTTAGAATGTCCGGATTTTAGAATAAGTTTAAAATTGAATAGATAGAATTTAGGAgtgaatcgctagaatttaggagaggttacccaatttgaaacatatacaaagatactattacccctacaattttccaatcagtccaaataattaaaacacaatttataatttggtccctattgatctcaaccattagatcaaagatctaatggtttaaaacacttcttacactttagacactttgtacactatccctaccctagTTTCCTAATAATGATATAATTAGTTATATTAATGTCTTGAATACAAAGTTCGGGTTTTATTTAGTTGTTGTCTTGTTGACCAAGTTGGGTTACAACTAGTATACTTTCGTGTTCTGGTTCATTTCTTTAATGCACGGAAGTCACATTCACACAAAAAGGTTGTACATTTTGTTTCCAGATTTAATCATTCAAGGCTTGTTTGATCCAACAAAATCAGGTTTAAAATGTGACTTTATTACCATGAATAGAAATATAAAAAGGAGAACATTTATACAAATCTCTCTAGCATTATTGGGCATTGTAAACATTGTACACTTTTTTACAAGGTGAAAACTTGTAATAAAATGTTAGCTACCGGATTTTTCCAGCTTCTCATATGATTTCCTTGAGACCTGCCATAAATCAGGACCATAAGTGCATAGTAGAGATGGGAACCGAGTCGAATGAATATAACTAAAACTGCTTAAAGTGAAAACGGCTTGAATGGGCCAGAGAGGGTCAAATGGGTCGATAATTCGTCACCCAACATTTATTCAAAATGCGTATAACCTCCTAAGTTGTTTATTTCTGTATTTAGATTACTATTGTAAATTACAACTTTTTAAATcacatttaactttttttaaatatttatttacaataGTTTAACAAAAAATTGTGGCTTACCTGATATGAGCATAGTAGATGTGGGAAACAGGTCAAACGAGTAAGATGTAAAATGGTTAAAATGAAAACCGGTTGAACGGGTCAAAGAGGGTCAAATGGGTCGAAAGTCAGTCACCCAACATTTATTCAAAACACATATAACCTCCTATGTTGTTTATTTCGGTATTTAGATTACCATATAAATTACGGTTTTTTTAATCGCATTTAAATATTTTAAAAGTATTTGTTTGGGTATTTGGATACTACTATAAATTACagttttatttaataataattttttaaaaatatttatttacaaaAGTTTAACAAAAAACTTTGGCTTACCCGAAATGAGCATAATAGATGTGGAAACAGGTCAAGGTCAAACGAGTAAAACATGAAATAGTTAAAATGAAAACTGGTTGAACGGGTCAAAGAGGGTCAAATGGCTCGAAAGTCAGTCGCCCAACATTTATTTAAAACACATATAACCTCCTAAATTGTTTATCTCTtatttagagcattcacattggaGCCTCCACTTCTGTCTATATAAAAACACATCTTTCTCTATATTTTGTTACTTTTTCAAAAACATCTCACATCCAACTCTCTATCTCTATCTATTTCTTACTCAcaataacttattttattatttttttctcttTGCTATAAACTCACAATAACAATCTAGAGGATTGAATATGACCCTCTAAATATCTAAATATAAAGGTGTACTTTACTTTCTTTAAATTTTTCTTTATTATAGAGATTCCAATGTGATGGTGTTTTTGTTGTTTCCTCCATTATTTTCTCTATATAGTATAGAATAGAGGCttcaatgtgaatgctcttatattACTATCGGAAATCACAATTTTTTAGTAATTTAATTTTAACAAAATATTTATGTGTAACATTTAACAGAAAACCGTGGCTTACCCGATATGAAGATGGCGAGCTGCTGATGGGACCCAAAGGAGAACTTGGAGTAGATTTTGTAGGTGAAGCATAAACTGATAGTTTCTTTAATGGTGACTGAATAAATGGTGATATTGGTGAATTGTGTGCAGGATTATGATGTTGTGATGAGATTGGCACATGAGAAGGTGATGAATGAATCGACGACAAACGAACTGGCGATGAACGAACTGGTGATGAACGAATTGGCGATGACGTCATAGTTTTCCAGTCCAAGTTAGATGTGGGTGCTGCCGCAGATGGTACTGAAGATGGAAGTATGTTGATTTCCATTCTAAGACAAAAACAAATACATTAGGGGTGCTAAAACAATCACTTAAAAATGGGTCTGAATTTAAGAGTAGGAGTTGGCTATAAAGTCAAAAACTCTTAAAAAGTATGACAATACGCATTGTGTTTTAGACTTTAGGCATGATGTTTTGGATTCTTTTGACATGACATTATATCGAAAAACACCAAGCgtaacaatttaaaacacaatgaaatatATTGTAGATACGAAATTTAAAACACCATGCGAAGAAAGTTAATCAGTGTGTATTAACTTTCATGCTTAGAATacatttcattgtgttttaaattgttacGTTTGGTGTTTTCTAAATAACACAATGCCATACGAATCTAAAACATCATACgtaaaatttaaaacacaacGCCTACATAGACTTCTCACACTTTTTAGTAGttttggactttgtagccgaaccttACTCCTGAATTTTATAATATTGTATTGATAAAAAGACTCACATATTGTTGATATCAACATACTCATTCCTTTCATCCAGAATAGGTTCCTTAAAATCAGCATGAAGTTAGATCACATTATTATCGCACAATGGATGCAAATACGCTATTTCAATGGTAACAtttataatataaatattaatgTTTATAGCAAAACCTGCAATAGTTGTTCAAGAACATCTTCCATTGTTATAAGACCAATGATATCATCATCTGGATTTGGAAAAGAATCCAAAACATAGTTTGAACTACTTTGGTTTGGTGCCGAACTTTGCGACGCAGTATCACTTGAAGATCTGTAGATGCTAAGTTTTGTGTTTTGACCTGTAAACGCGTAAATCATACAAGTTGGTGATTACTAATTAGTAGAACAATACATAATTTTGTCACTTAGGCTACAATTGAACATTTATAGAGGAGACCTTTTTTATCGACTTTAATTTGTGTTAAACTTGAGTTGCTATGTGTCTTGCTCAAGGTACTTTTACTCTTTACAACAACTGCCATGTGGCTATGTCCTTTTCGGAACAAATTTAGCATCTCATACAACGGTAAACATTCATTTATCCTGTCCAATAAGTTTAGACCATAAATATGATTCCTCCATATAAATCATTcttaagaaaagaaaagaatCAACACAAGCTATTTAATCATGTAACAAGAAACCGTACCTGGGAATTTTTTGAATATTGAAATTCTTAATCGGGActtcatcgtcaggtcgaatttttATTAGACTTTTTACCAAGATAAGTCCAATAATATTGTCTGGTCTTTCCAGATAGACTGGCACACGACTATGCCTTTTGCTTAACAACAAATTCATAGTTTCCCTGGGAAATTAATATCTATCACTAATGACTACCAGATGAAAGAATTGATAAGTGTGAAAAAAGACGATAATATACTCGTTGAGTTTAGAGTTCAGCTCGAGGGAAAATATTTCAGATATTGGTGTCATAGCATCTTTGACAGTTTTCTGTGCTAAATCTAGAGCTCCTGTTATAATTGTAATTTCATCATTTGTCAACTCTCCACCTTTCCCTGCCTGGAAGTGATATTAAAAAGTTAGTTTGTTTAATCATGTTAACTATTTTAGTCATACGTGTATGTGTAGGAAAACGTATTCTTATATGTATGAGTAGGTAAACGTACATGCGTATGTATAATATATATCTATGCATATGTATATACGTATGCCGTATATATGTTATGTGAATACGTGTGTAAATATAGATCTTATACCTTATCCCCATGCATATCCACCAATGTTTTGAGTTCTGCACGTCGTAAAAGCGCAGAATGCTCCTTACCAAGAATCCAGTCTAAAAGCTGTCATATTAAATCAGAAAACCTCACTTTGAATTAGGATCATATGGACTCTTGAGGCAGGTGCCATATGTACATTCACATTAGCAATTATATGATAATAAGTTGCCTTTATAAATACACCAAAAGCTATACTTCACCCTCAAGTtgatgattgacatttgacaaacAAACCCCTTTTGAGCTAAATGTATACTGTTGTAAGAAACTTTTAAACTTGTGTGGTGCTTCAATGTTTATGTGCACTTACACTTACACTTATAACTTTACAAGTTCATAGCTTAATAACACCCCCCCCCCTCCAAGCATATGAAGGAGGAAAAGTACCGATTCCAGCATggccggccctgggggtgggcggggagaccaccggccagggcccgatatttcgagggGCACGTTTTTTTATGAAAGaaacccgatatgtatatgtaaaatatttttttaatagtgtacacccatacaaacaccaacataggcccccatacaaaactattcttatggtttagattagttattaacccctttggcattaagtttagacctttagtgagtccaatacccaatttcgttaaggcctaaggccTAGGGGCACATTTTTTCGAGTTCGAACAGGGTACACAAATTCTCAGGGCCGACCCTGGATTCCAGCCTTGGTGTGTAGGTCAAGCTCACCCATTCTCCTATAGTTTCCGAATTACGATATAATTAGATACGGCAATGTCTTGGCCACCAAATTAGGGTTAGCCCATATAAATCGTGTTTCTTGTTCTTGTTTATTGATTCGTGTCTTGAGAAAATACCTTGCTGACAGGATAAGCTATGGGAAAGACAACTATAACAAGCACCCGAACTAGAATAGAGAGTTTTGCACCAATAGCGAGTCCATATCGTGAGCACACAGCTTGAGGTATAATCTGAAGCCGAAATCAACATATTAACATTTTAACGTGTTACTAAAATATTTATCGCATGTGTTGAAAACACCAAGAACTTACCTCACCAAAAACAACCACAAGGGTCACTGATATCAATATGGCGGTCCAAGGCAGAAGAATCGAGTCAAGAAAAATCGGCAAGGCCTTGTTGAAAAAAAAAGAGATAATCAATGATTTGAAGGCTTGAGAATTGTGACATTATTATATTGAAAATTAACTATTTAAGTACCTCCATAGCTATGGCATTGCATATGAGAAGTGTACATAAGAGAAGGTGTTGATTCTTCACAATTGGCATAATCTTTTCTGAAAAATCAAGAAACAAGGTAAAGTTATTACCAAATTATATAATGATCAACGGTTCAAGAGGGGTCAAGAACCAACCTGCATTTTTCCGATCATTAGGCTGGCCGGCCTTGATGAGCACCTCGAGATCAAGCAAGCTAAGGGACATTAACCCAAGGGTAAGACCCGACATAAGTCCAGCAAACGCAACCAAACCAACAGATGTGGCTAAATAGACCCAGAACATAGACTCGCAACATGGCACATCATTTGCagccattttttttttttttgaacggagTACGCTTAGGAAATGATATCGACTACCAAAACGACTAAGGTTTAAATAGACAGATAAAGCAGTAACAGATTAACAAATGCTGGCCATTCAGAGCTCTGGAAGGTAAAGTAACCACAGAAATAAAATACTCAAGACAATAGAAACAAGATTTAAGACACCCAAATAGGTTATTTGCTAATACCTCATTATCTCAACTACTCCACTTTCAATATGCAAAACTCATTAATTTGTGTGGCAGTTGAGAATGGAATTAAAGTACATAAACAGTATACAAAATAGTACATGCATGACGATCTAGTGTAGCGTTTTTGCACGATGTTAAACGCTGATTGGTGAAGAAATTAAACAAACGTTTATGATTATAACACTATCTGTTCATATGCATTTGTCATTCATGTTTTTTTTCGATAAATAAAACTTTTTCTTTGTCATAACTAGAACGGAATTTATAGTGTAAACAAATTAAACAACAGAATTTATTTTTTTATGGGGTTTAGAttttaaggtttagtatttttaGAATTTATGGATTAGCTTTAGcatttagtttttagcttttagttatTAGGGCGGGCGGGGCGCCCATCACTCACCAcccactcatcactcacaacatcaaATCAAGTTCCGCCACGTCATCGAGTTTTATTCCATCACTTTATTCCATCACtggtgatggattttagtggaaatgcccatcactcgcaacacccaacaataaaccctcacattCTTCAATTCTTCACACGTGATGTGTTTGACGCGTTTTCAAATTGACGCGTTATAGAACGTGGTGACGGCGGTGTTATTTGTTGTTCCATGCGTGGTGGAGGACCATCACGGGGGCGCCCCGTTCCCccttagtatttagggtttagcttatAGGGTTTAGTGTTTAGGGTATGGTTTTTTAGGGtttaggccatggggtatggggcttgggttgggggaaaacgcccaagccaccaccccgggtgggcttgggttggggcgtggcccttggggcttggctttcaagccgggcgtggggtgGTATGGACATGCTAGCTGGCTGCCTCCCATTCGCTCACCCGCCACGTCATAGCGGacttttcaaattttgaattttaaattcaaacgGTTGGGGGAAAACCAAACCGCCACCCGGGTCTCCCAACAACCCCTATATATTGTAACCCCCAACCCACTagtccccccatcccacgaacccaaccccaccggctacccacTTCTCTCGAACCCGCTAACCcactggtccccccatcccacgaacccaacccc encodes the following:
- the LOC110912817 gene encoding DUF21 domain-containing protein At5g52790 — protein: MAANDVPCCESMFWVYLATSVGLVAFAGLMSGLTLGLMSLSLLDLEVLIKAGQPNDRKNAEKIMPIVKNQHLLLCTLLICNAIAMEALPIFLDSILLPWTAILISVTLVVVFGEIIPQAVCSRYGLAIGAKLSILVRVLVIVVFPIAYPVSKLLDWILGKEHSALLRRAELKTLVDMHGDKAGKGGELTNDEITIITGALDLAQKTVKDAMTPISEIFSLELNSKLNEETMNLLLSKRHSRVPVYLERPDNIIGLILVKSLIKIRPDDEVPIKNFNIQKIPRINECLPLYEMLNLFRKGHSHMAVVVKSKSTLSKTHSNSSLTQIKVDKKGQNTKLSIYRSSSDTASQSSAPNQSSSNYVLDSFPNPDDDIIGLITMEDVLEQLLQEPILDERNEYVDINNIMEINILPSSVPSAAAPTSNLDWKTMTSSPIRSSPVRSSPVRLSSIHSSPSHVPISSQHHNPAHNSPISPFIQSPLKKLSVYASPTKSTPSSPLGPISSSPSSYRVSRKSYEKLEKSGS